The DNA segment AACGGAAGATGAGCATATTTGAACTAATAGTATTACGGCAGGAATATATTTGGAACCAAATTAGTATAACGAAGGTATATTTAAACCTTTGTCTCATAGTACAGGAGTATACTTGACACTTTTCCGAATTAACTAATTGCATAATCATAGTTCAAAATACTCATATATAGGAGATTAttgaaacaaaagaagaaaaaactaaACAGAATGAATTAAGAGGATTAGCAAATCATGTGTCCTACAGATGAGACACCTGGCAGGAACGAGAAGTGATAAAAATGGCAATCCTCTTGCACGCAACGGAGCGTGCTATTTGGGTGTAAACCTAAAAtggtcaaaagaaagaaaaaacaatttGCTTGGTTTTAAGGCGAATTATAGTACACAGTATACACCTTCCCATACTTTCTCCAGTCATTCTCTTTCAATGTTCTTTGTTCCCTACTCATCTAACCATCCAGCTGTGTTATAAATGTTAATCATCTTTTATTTAACATTCTTTTGTTTAGTTTAACCATTCATGTATTCGGCACAGTGATTCGATTAATTCAGATTCACATCGTACaacaggggcggagctagagggCACAGAGGATTTTCCGAACCCCTTTGTTGGAAAAATTATGTTGTATACATATAAGGTTACAATTCTTTTTTTATGTATAAATAGTAAATTTTTGAATCCTTTTGACTTCTACGTGTATTTTCACTACtgtgtaaaaaaaataaatagcagtTCAATTCACAAAGTATCCTGCATTCACACAGAGTCGGGAGAAGAGTCGTACCCCAAGAGTATAATGTAGACAACCTACCTTAATACAAGCATTAGTGGTTATTTTTGTGagtacctaatttttgactatatttgaatatTTACCATCTTTTACTATGTAATtacttttagaaatttaatatatttttttagctttgttatattttttttatatagggtaagataagggtggcaagtgggccgacCGCGGGATAAACGGGtcaggaccgtttggcccggctttagtgggcctgggccggtcctataATTTGGGCCCACAAGGCCCTGGACCATTTAGCCCGCCAGGGACCGGACCGGTCCCTTAgtgggccaaacggtcccaacggctatttttaaaaaaaacaatatagcagttggctatttataaaaaaGTCATTTAatcccccaactttgttttaaccccaaactatttatacattcaatatatatactatactatactatatatacatcttatatactaatacatcttatatatagtatataagatgtatatatagcttatagtATACATTTaacccccccaactttgttttaatcccaaactttttatacatttaatatatatactatactatactatatatacatcttatatatagtatataagatgtatatatagcttatcgaatataacttattatatatatatatatatatatatatatatatatatatataagtaataagctatattcgataagttatatatacatcttatatactatatataagatgtatatatagtatagtatagtatagtatagtatagtatagtaatttaatatatatactatactatactatactatactatactatatatacatcttatatatagtatataagatgtatatatagcttatcgaatatagcttatatatatatacatcttatatcgatatactatatatacatcttatatactatatatattcgatattaaatattgaatattaaaatttaggtcacaattctataataaaatttacaaagcattgtcttagatattttttttaacatccttttgtctttaatatctatttaatttattttttaaaaaaatatattgggcccacttagcccgtttagcTCGCAGACCGGGACtgtttggaccggcccacttggcccgtttaggcccgggaccggcccacttgccagccctaGGGTAAgaactaaaaataattttaaaaggtcaaattattactattagtattatttttattttttatctttatttttaaataaaataaattttaaaaaaaacgaaaaaattaaatatttttttaaaattttcgaatgggaataaaataataggaaaattaaaagtatagaataaaaaaagtaaaagtaaaggtaggtggaaattattttttaaaaaaagtaaaagaaagtggaaaattaaaataataaaagtaaaagaatgtggaaatttaaaaaaatgtaaagtaaaagaaagatgaaattaaaaaataaaagtaaaggtagctgatttcttttttaaaaaaaaaagtaaaagaaagtggaaaattaaaaaaaaaagtaaaataagtgaaaattaaaaaaaaaagtaaaataagtggaaaataaaaaaaagtaaagtaaaaaaagtaggaaattaaaaaattaaagtaaaggaaagtggggaattattctttttaaaaaagaagaaaaataggaagtggaaattctttttaattaaaaaataataaaataataaaaataaatctgaaacaaTTCCGAATTGtttcccctataaatagaagagaaatgtgaggagaaaagAGGAGAAGGAAGGAAAAATAGAGGAGAGAATTGAGAGGGAAAAAAATCTTTTTCTGCGCTAAGTGAATTTCTATTTGTTTCAttatttctttcgaaaattcaagCAATTCATCACCGTGTTTAAGACCTAAAAATacctcaaattcaagcctaaaaatacCTTGTGAAGCTTCATTGATAGTCACCTCTCTCACGCCAAAAACCAGCAGTCTCACGAGGTACAGTCGAGTTTCGGTCCGAGCTCGAATTTGAGAAGGTTTGTCGCTAGATTTTTTGCTCATCTGCCGATTTGCCCTTGATTTGGTGTACTTGCTCGGCTCAGAATTGTTTTTTCATTAATCAAGTTCTGAAGGAAATTTTTTACTTAAAGGTTCATTGCTTATTATccatttgttaattatttcattattttgtgTGATGTTCTTATAGAGGTTCATGTGATAATTTTTtgtgttattttatttatacacATTATCATGTTGTAGTTTCTTTTTACATGTTTCGTGCAATTTGTCAATAGATTATTTGAATAGGATTTCATCTTAATGAGATTTGCTATTTAGAATTAAGAATGAAGATCTTGCCATATTAATGGGCCATGCGTTGGAGTTCAAGTACGTGAATCACGAATGAGTTACCACATTTAATATGAAAGAAAGAATTAGACATGAGTTTGATTGAGTATAAATCTGTCAGGCCCAATAATTTTGTCACTAGACTAATAATTAGCTCATTCTTCTATAATGGATAAATGTCTCCTAATTTCAAAGATGGAGTAGTAAGTTGTAAATATTTCTAAGTTTGGATGACTTTTCAATACTTTAAATAACTAATATATTTtccgacttccaaataattttctatccataaactcttggtcttacaataatttcaaattagtttaggaaaataatacaaGTGCACGTTCACATGACTTGACCAAtcaacttcaaaaaataataaatgtgttattgattgtgtacatgtacgcgtgacatgattcttgacgccaAACaaaaaatgagtacacgtacgcgtgacttatttcaagataatttttatagatctaatcaagcaataaaagcggatataggtaaaacatgagaaccaataaaacacatgttatccaaaaataatatatgCCCAATGTAGTCAATaaaacgaccgtgctagaaccacgagatacggggaatgccttacaccttctccccggtcaacagaattctttacccggaCTTTTTTTCGcaaaccaataataatagagtcaaaccttcctttgactggggattcaaataaatggtgacttggaacacccaaaaaatcaattccaaatggcgacactttaaataaaataatctctactcaaatttgtcactttaattgaaaaaactctttaacccgtAACAATTCATAACACATATATCAttggaaaaaagaggtgtgacagtttTCGCGACTTGAACCCGTACGTGACCTAGGGCTCATAAAACTAAAAACGTTCTTATTAGAAATTTTTTCATATCTAAGGTTCGAATCCGAGACTTTTGAGGATAGAATCTTGGATGGTTTTTGGTCAAGGTTGACATGGCTTTCGTGACGGAGTCATGACCAACGACTACTCTTAATTCTGGTCTTAAACACAAATTGACTGTTTTTATTTAAGTAATTTGTTTTTTGAATAAAAGCTCTTTATTTGGAAAGGCCTTGGGAAAAACATTTTCAGAAGCCAAAACTAATAATTTTTCGAATAAAAAAATCATATGTTAATATCAAAACTAcgttttaaaacaaattattaaTCTCATCCTTTCTTCTATTATACTTTGATCTTCccctttcagtttttttttcaagttcttttttcttcttccataATCATTCGCTAAATAAAGTTCACTACTTATTTCCTCTTATGCTATTATTTTTCGGCCAATTTTTGCTTCTAATATTTTAGTTTTTTGTTCTATAATTTATGTTTGTTTATTTTAAGCATTACTACTTGAAATAGTTAAGTGGTCTCATTTAAGTCTCATCTTATATTAAAAGAGGGAAATCTGTAGACATTATTTTCTTCTATTAAAATTATCAAAGGAGATAATTTTTACTTGTCATCAAAAGAAAATTAGAAGGTTAACTCAATTCTTTCTATCACAAAGTGTTGTGATAGGATGGATAAGATTCATCCACCCATAACTATAGAGGTTTCGGATCTTAGATTTGagaatgaaaaaaattaaaataaaataatgagctTGGTTTACTTGACCGAAGGGTGCAGTAGAACCTGAAGGAGAGAAATAAATACCTGGTCTATAATTTTGACTAAAGGAGGACCACTATTGGGAAAtatcttcctcctcttggtcGTCATCAAAGAAGTTGACGTCCGGACTTCCTCTTTCCCTTTAAAATAAAATCGGTGAAGTCCATCCTAaaattcaaaatctaaaaatcttaaattttcCGTTTAATGGGCGTTACGCAGCAGTGCAAATCTAAATTAATCGGAGCTCAAATGCTGCCGAAAACCAGATGAAAAAAAAGAAGCTCAATTCTTCTTAGTTAATTATGTTCTAAATCAAATACTCCCTTCTTAGGTCAAACCCCTTATTTGCTCCTCTTTTTTTCTAACTTGTAATATTAATTTTAATGAAATTGAATGTTTACTAAGCCCTCTAGGGACAATGCTATTTCCTTTATTTAAAGCCCAGCCATTATACACCTATgcccatctctctctctctctcagacacacacacaaaaacaaaAGCTCAAGAATTAATATAATGGCAGATATATTAAAAGCAGATCAACTTATTGAATGTGAAGAAGCACTATTTGACAAAGATGGAGATGGTTAGTAGTCTTCTTTTTCTTGAATGATTtgcttttcatttattttctttcatttatactGTGTTTCACGGTATGTTGCATACATCACATCTTCTTGAGGTGCGGTACTTCCCGTATTCTGGTTGAATACGAAATGCTTCGTGCATCGAGCTGGCCGTTTTAATTATATACTgtgtttctttcttttaaaaatctcAAACATGACATTCATATATATGGTCTAACCAAGAACTGGATTTCATTGTTTTTTTTAGTAACACTTTGACAATGTGTTTTTAAGATGCATTTTATGTACAGGCTGCATTACAATTGAAGAATTGGCGACTGTGATTAGATCATTGGATCAAAATCCAACAGAGGAAGAGCTGTATCGTATGATTAGTGAAGTTGATGCTGATGAGAATGGAATCATTGAATTTACTGAATTCCTCAACCTCATCACACAAAAAATGAAGGTAAAAAGTTAATCGCATTGGGTATTTATACTTAACCATATCAACTTACTGTTGTTAAGTGGGCATTCCGGTACACAAAGTATCTCGCGCTTACGCAAGGTTCGAAAAATGGCCGCAGGGGTGTGATACACACAGCCTACGCGGCTCGAACCAGTAACTTATAGGTTACACAAAaataactttaccgttgctccaacaCTCtccttaaattgaaaaaaattattttcttatatatatgtataatattgttattttttgtttttcctaTGCAGGAGACTGATGCAGAGGAGGAACTAAAAGAAGCTTTTAAGGTGTTTGACAAAGATCAAAATGGTTACATTTCAGCTAACGATGTGAGTCtgtatttttttgaatttcgtgtttttattgttgttattatgttgattttgaaaaattaaccttTAATTtatgcttttaaaaaaaattatataacttTTTTCAAGTACTCTTataatcttcttcttttttcgtaGTCAATCATGTACGGTATGTACTCATATTGTTCTTGAAGATCAGTCAAAAAGATAAAAATGTTTTTTAATCAAAAGGAATATTTACGAATAACAAATTGTCACTAAATATTATTACTtccgttttaatttagatgagatagtttgactcggtacgaagtttaagaaaaaaaagaagatttttgaaatttgtggtcttaaaagcttaagggataAATATTTTGTGGGTCATGACATTTATGTGGTTAttaaaacttctcattaagggtaaaatgagtaaaatgaagagtttaaagttgaattattttcaattataaaaatttattatttttttaacgaATTAATAAAAAAAGTGTATCATCTAAATAGAAACAGAGCAAATAATTAAAACAATCTTTCTTATCATAAAATAATAGCTAAGGGTTAGTGCAAAGGAGTTAAACTACATAAGGAGAAGGTGAGGAGTTCACATGTTAATTTTATCTATCATTATCATAAAATATTCTTATGTTTACAGTTGTTCTGTTTCAAATCCTAGATATTTATTAGCTTATCTCTTTAAAACCAATCTGTCGTACAATGAATTTTTCCACAGTTCACACTGAACAATGCACTTGCTCCTTTTgactttttattatttattatttcttccgTCTCAAATTAGTTGTCATATTTCGCTCGTCGAGAATCAATTTGGCTatatttaaaactaaattaatatAGATTAACTCAATATTTTAAAACTAAgatttaaatattcaaaaattatatgatatgatagaaaatatttttaaaattattagtcAAAATTCACATATTTTGACACTCGAGAAGTAAAACATGACAACTAATTTTGGACGGAGTGAGTAATTATCTAAGAAGTTTTTTATACACTatgattaaaaaatatttatataattaagtcACTTATAAGATAATTACAGCTAAATTATTTGATGAACATTAACTGATAACCTAATAAAAATAGTAGTAACTAATAAAGTAACATACAATCTTatgttaaaattataaaaatattctttaaattgttagtatatataatttaaatccgTTAAAATATGTTTATGAATCTGCGCAGCTGAGGCACGTGATGATTAACCTAGGGGAAAAACTAACAGATGAAGAGGCAGAGCAGATGATTAAAGAAGCAGATTTGGATGGGGATGGTCAAGTCAACTTTGATGATTTTGTTAAAATGATGACCGTTGGATAGAAGCTTGATgataaaaaatgtttttttttttacttaattagtgttattttattatttgtattaTTGTATTAGCTGTTATCTATGTCAGTGTTACAACCAAGGAATTAATTGTAGGATTATTTGATTAACTATTAGACTCTGAAAATTGTAATCAAATGCAGTGGTGGAGCTGGAGTTTAGGTTACGAGTTTGATCGAACGTAATAGCTTTGGTTCAAAACTTCATATCatatatttgtcttaagaaaatttattgaatatgtacAAATCAATAATTTAGAATCTAGTAATTTAATAGGACTAGAATCTAAACTTGTAAGCTTCAAATTCTGACTCTGCTTATGATCAAATGACCTCTTATTTTAGTTtttataatatataaaaataagtactctatttgttttaatttatgtgacatAGTTCGATTTAGCtcgaaatttaaaaaagaaagaattttttttaaaatttgtggtctaaAACACGCTATAACACTTGTTTCGTAATAAAAGTTTCTCACTGAaagtaaaataagaaatttaaagttaaattatttttaattataaagcGTGATATATTAATAGAAAATAGTGTCACATAAATTAAGAATGAAAGTGTATAATATATTCAGCCAAGTTTGTTATCGGTATTACTTGGTCAACTGATTATCAATGGAACTCCTCCTACTTTCATCTTACAAATAATAGTCTATAAATAATTTGTTTTGTTTCTTATTTAATTTGCACATTATAACTTAAGAGTTAAAAAGGAACTTACTTTTCTTTTTAACGTTTTATGTTTTACTTTAACCCTTTTTCATGTGTGATTTTTTGATTTATAAATCTTGCTATAGgaactaattaaattaatttgtgTAGCCATACAACTCGAATAATTAATTTGACCCTTCCAATAGTTGCATAAAAAAGTATCTTCAAGATGGAAAGAATATAAACAATGAAAACAATAGCACCaataataatattataataaTCGCTATTGTGGTAGAGTAGTAAATACTCATATATCGTTAATCAGATATTATAGATTCAATCCTTGAGCATGAAATTATCTTTGGTAGGTAATTTTTTACCCTCTAAGTGAGACTTTTCCGACAAAATTTGAATTTATCGTATCCCAAAATGGATATCAGATAgactaaaaatatattataatagaCTTAATTTtagcaacaataataatattagtAATAGCAATAATAGACTTGTCAtttgaaggaaaagaaaagagaaagactTTGTATTGGTTTATATAAGTCAAGCCACATCCTTCTACTAAGAAGTGTCACATGTCAAACCAATTAAAAGCATTTACTTCTTCACATCCCTGAATTTTGGTGGCATTgtgtttaattaatttaaatttttgacCTTAGTTTTTCTCAGAACAAGTCAATAACTTATAACCATAAGTTCTTTCCTTTATAcctttttgagttaattttttaaaattacacAGACATAATACTCGTGTGTACTTTATTGTTAATATGGAGAAGTACAAGTAAGGatgaaaaaatatttgttttaaaattaagaaattaaaaaaaaatcaaatatgttATGTTTATTACAGAACTTATAGTGTATTCTATGACAATATTACATACGACAAAACTATAATACTaacatataatttataaataaataaaaaagtagAGTTAGCAAACCCACTTTCTTTGAGTAGGTTATGACttattttatttcatataacTATCAATTAGTCGTCAACTAATTTCACTAAGGCACGTTAACTAGTCTACTAGCAATCGTCATAGTTTTTGATATGAAGATAGTTAGGATTTGCTACGAAAATATGACAATTACCAGAATTTTTCATATAGTGATTATTAGGATTTGCCACAAAACATGACAGCCGTCAGAAACTTGTATA comes from the Nicotiana tabacum cultivar K326 chromosome 14, ASM71507v2, whole genome shotgun sequence genome and includes:
- the LOC107773369 gene encoding calmodulin-2-like, with translation MLFPLFKAQPLYTYAHLSLSLRHTHKNKSSRINIMADILKADQLIECEEALFDKDGDGCITIEELATVIRSLDQNPTEEELYRMISEVDADENGIIEFTEFLNLITQKMKETDAEEELKEAFKVFDKDQNGYISANDLRHVMINLGEKLTDEEAEQMIKEADLDGDGQVNFDDFVKMMTVG